The segment cagccatggaggcaatgctatgcttactgcctttgcatcatcatgtgaagaaggaagcagagctcggtgcactacggttgcaaaggagtaaaaccatactcgaaggtgaccaaatcggtcatcttcgcatacttcgggaattcaatctgacacccttagtaacttcagtctctgactgcatggaagccaggcccaatatggacgttccatatgaggtgattgaaacagatcgctcaatgtggaataatggagggcccgatcttccatctggaactatctgtttttttacagatggttcaaaaatgggggcctgcacaggctccgaagtctacggacccggcatcagggaagcTATCCCATTAGAAAAGttgcccaccgtttttcaagcagaagtatatgcgatgtacatctgtgcaacaatatgcttgaaacgaaagtacaggcatgcgaaaatcggtatctccacggacagccaagcagcactactatTACTTtgggtatggagcctaaatcccaaaacgatcATTGGCTTtgtaaaccatgtagtaccgaattggggcacaggattacaactattccgctcaactccatcaatgggtatgagcgatccgtaaactgtgtacagcaatcggggcctgccacaaaagacgatcattaagactgtcgcagtggccttttaacccaatgcctttctgacatacaaaaaaaacctaTGATCGTAGGGCCAGAAATATTTTAACAATTCTTTCGAGTTGGCGCATGGCCAGTAGTTGATTTTTTggtcataactcaagaacgaaAAAGAGCTCTATCGTAAAACTTTTATCACTAAAAGCACTGAAAGATTTGGCGAACAAgaagataaaacgaaaaatttgCATAATTTTAACTACGTgatctcgattttttttgaaagtttGTATTTTTGGAGATAGGGTATGAAATGCGCCTTTTCCCTGGGTGAGGGgcagctcaaacagcgtctgtctcggagcgagcggctgaatatgaaacgcTGAATCCCGTAAGCTACACCTACCATGGCATACCCGTCAGCGGGATATATGTATCGTGACCCCGGTAAGGTAGTATATCAAAACTCTGGTTTACCACCGCAAACAGCATAGGACACGGGACACGGCATGAAACTTTCcatggcttgcttgctcgagagctacagCGACTCGGAGTGCAGATctctgctattcaggaagttcgatggCCAAATTCCGAAGAAAGGGAGTTTcgcgcagtagaccctattgcaggcaccaCATTTACTATAGTGGCGGTAGAAAGGTAGaatatggagtcggtttcgtagtattGGGAAAGCAAGTGggggcccgtagatgaccgtatatgcgtgttgagcgAATTAagtgcaaattcttcaactaaattccaaattcgtgactttagtcatgaccttgaaatgcggtcaggcatatattaatatttttttgaaacgatgattctacaattgatgaagaaaCGGTAagggaagaggcacaatttgtgtctaaaaatagaccaacccatgtcgctatggttaataaggggggttgtgcagacttcttttgtccagcgcctctgtggttcaaagggtacacgggtaccagtgagcgacacgccctggcaggtgttgtgggttcaaatccggttataatctctgattacagcttggttcgacccatgcatcttccagcattggacaaaagataggagtcacgacaacttgttaagcatagctacctattaccccccccttcctttccacccttccccttcattcccgaaaaaaaatccttcattactttcccttaccgtcccttcatcaattgtagaatcatcgtttcaaaaaaaaacttcaactaCAGCtcaatcaacttatacgcaccgataaatgataaatccgatgatgttaAGGACGAGTTCTGTGTTAGACTCGAGAGGACCAATGGAGAGTGCCTAAAACATGACGAGAAAAACATCATCGGAGATACAAATGCGcaaatcgggagggaggaattcttccgtcttGTCATTGGAAGACAACGTTTATCTGTCAACCAACGAAAACGGTCTAAGGCTTATGAATTTCGCTGCGGctagaggaatggccatcttaGCACCCGCTTTCCACGTCTGTCTAAATGGGAACTATAGATCTCAGATCGATCacgtcttgattgacggtcaacacttttcggatgtcatcaATCAAGAACCCACCGGCTATAAAAACGTGAGTACGAGGTGCACATGCTCGTCGGcgcagaggagaggttcgcagtgacatagagtagggcggggcataagtgcgatgtttgaagttgtcatcaattttcgtgagatataaaaaaGGACAACaaccaaatatattttatagtgatgcagtaccTCAATGTCTtcgcattcaactataaatcatctggaataatagtgttatgcaacataaattcttcattcttctgatccagtgccgattcgcacttttaacccactagcggggcaaaagtgctcGAATCCATAAAATTAGCACAGCGgaactaacaaaaccatattatcttcaatctgcgttatatttcggtaaggaaaattctcaatttgcaccttttctattttgcgctggtgtattgcagcctctgtTAGATTgagacttttccaaacgtttttttttgtttcatctacggaaacacattgttttttttcggccaacatctgttgagcacacagttttctgcagatctttcatttcgaGTATCTGTAAAAGAGTGCCTAAAGctttatataattagctatacatttttgcctcgtccatgaatcgcacttttgccccgtccgtgaatcgaacttttaccccgctaggcgcttgacggggttagattaaattatggaGAAGCGAAATAAATTTTGGACATTCTTTTCACTGTATTTTTAAAACAgctatgtgagtgatgtaaaacgctgctacaaattttcgaCTAATAATATCCTTCTGTTGTATTTGCCGTAtatcgaaaaattacatcaaaactgcCCTCAACTAagatttgcacataactcagcaactacagttcgtaagcaaccaaagtttacgttagattcaagctgtcaaagtagtcacccatccatgccaatataggcaatttactcggaatctgcaccgatataTCCTTGAATCGCACTAttacccccatcgcacttttatTCCTCCTTACTctacggagtttctacaaaactgcgAGAGCAGGAAttgtgccatgcctgtgatgtgcaatgatagcgttggcaacctgcttactgacaaaacggcggtagcagccaggtgaaaAGAGAAAATGAGGCGAAAAACTAGTAGActagacagaaaaagatgaagaacggtGAAGGAAAAGAGGGCAGAACCCATGAgaaaaaaatgaaggaaaactGAAACTGCAAGAAATGAGAAAAACGCTATACAAATGGAGaaacagaaagcagaaaatACGGAAGCAAAccaatggagaaacgagaacaggaaaagaggggggaaaacgaaacagaaaagataaTAAAATGGGGAGAAATAATGAAAACAGAATACAAaaggaataaaacaaaaaagaaaaacggtacGTGACAGacaaggaggaaaagcaggagaGTATCgaggaagaacgaaacagaTGAACGAAAAATACACTAGTGATATGAGAAataaaaagcgtcaaaagacgaaaaccgggaccGAAATAATGAAAAGAGCCGcaacgggatagaaaatgacAAAGAGCGATGCAGAAAAAGAGAAGCAACGGGTCGGTAAACGAAAGAAGATAGACGTAATATGTAACAGAGGAAATTTTGGGACCGATGGTAAGGGCGAAACAacggacagaaaaaaagcaaaaacgagagaaaaaaaactgggaaaaacggaacaagaaAGGGAACAGAAAACATAAGAAACTCAGGGGgaaagaagaacaacaagacagaaaaaaaacaaaatcgtcTATCGgtaaaaacacgaaaaacgggGAAAGAGGTCATACGGAATATGAATggagaaatatgggacaaaaaaacggaaaaatgaaacagaagtaagcgaaaagaaaaacggaaaacaacAAAGGAAAACCGAAGATGGACTGAAATATGGAAcagcaaatgaagaaaaacagaaaaacaatgTAAGCGcgagacagaaaaaaggaagataagagaaaaagaagaaaaaatacaacaaaaagggggaaaacgaacaaaaaagcaAGCAGAACAGAACAggggtaaaacgtgtgagagaataagacgaaaaatgtcaattttattttttatgtcaATTTTTCACAACAGAGGACTGAATGGTGAAAGATCGAATCGAAAGCTTAGCAATATTACATTAAcctaaaaaaaattctatgaTTATAATTTGGAGGTAACTTTTTCCGCTGTCACCCTAATATTTAACTCACGCCTACAGATAGGCCAAATGAAATGGTATCTTTTGATCGCCTGTAAAGTAAGTCCGTTAGTGATCGGCAACGGCCGCATGACCGCGTGTGTTCCATTGTTAGTGTCGTGTAATGTGTAAAAGTGTAACGAATAACAATAGTACAACCTTAATCAGCGTAAACATATCAAAGAAACAAATTATTATAACAAACTCGTCAAACTCTGGTATTATTGTCAGCTATTCAATGATCCACACGATCCTGCCCGCCACACAGAATGTAAGTAAAATGCTCTTTTTCTAGTAGATTTTATCTGAGTAACAATACCGAACGGTACAAACATTGGTTATGGTTATGATGGCACCACATTTCAGGGCTTCCTCCAGGCTAACCGTGCCGAAGCTCGAGATCAACTTTGACACACCGAACCGGGATCGCTTTCTGCGGGAGCAGTTTCCCGATCGGCAGTACTACACGGTTCTCGGCCGGGGAAGCTACGGAGTGGTGATAAAGGCACAGTACAAAGGTAAACCGGTGGCGGTGAAGATCGTGGAAAAACATAGGAAATACCGCTGCCGTCACGATTCCCTTCGGAATGAGTCCAACATGTTAAACCGAAAGCATGGTAATATAGTGCGAATCCTCAAGATCATATCCGGGGCTCAGTATGGGTTGGTTATTATGGAACGTTTCGACGGACATTGTTTGCAGAATATATTGAATCAAGATTATTTTATCACCGTTTACCATCAATTGATGTAAGTCTAAGTGTATTTTTAAGACCAACCCTAATCTAAAAGTGCAATTTTAGGATTGTGTGCGACATCATCAATGGGTTGTGCTTCTGTCACCGTCAGCACATCGTTCACCTTGACGTGAAACCTCAGAATGTAATTGTTTGTCTGCTAAAATCAGGTTGTCAATCCGGAGGGCAGTGTCCCCACGTAAGAAACTACACCTGTAAGCTGTGTGATTTTGGTTCCTCAATTGTGTTGAATGAGTTTAACCTAAATGAAAAATCCAGTCATCGAGGAACTATTCGTTACATGGCGCCGGAGTTGCTTCGCGCGATGGGTAACATCTCGGAAGCGGCCGATATTTATTCGCTGGGCATCACTATGTGGCAGTTGATCGAGAGAAGAGATCCGTACGATTCGATCGTCTCGAACGAAGCCGTTGCTTATAACGTGGTCAAGAAAAAGTTGCGCCCCGATAGTGTAACGACCGCGGATATTCGTCCGACGGAGCCAATTACAATCCCGCAAAGAAGTAGCGCTCTGCTGCAGGTTCCCACCACTTTTCGCTCTCGTAAAAAGAGTGATAGTTTACTGGAACTTGGCAGGATGAATTTGAACCAAAAGGGTAACTCGCACATGAGCCTTCGCAGTAGTATTCTAGTTTCCTCCAACAACAGTCCAGGCTGCTTGCAGCAGCCAAACGTCGATAGTGCAACCGCTGCCGTAACCGACGTCCTGAAGCAGCAGGGCATCGACCTGCTTGGCTCCGGCTCGACAGCCGGCGGTCACGCTTTTGGCGAATCGTGCTCAGCCGAACTAGACCCGGCTGCACTGGATGCAATTTTCATGCCATCCGTGGCTGTGCTTCCTGTCGATCAAAATTACATCCGACAGGAGTATCGTGCTTTGTACAGGAAATGCTGGCAGCATGAGGCGGCCCTCCGGCCCACCGCCGGCGTTGTCCGTTCCACGTTGCACGGAATGTTGGAGCGAATTGTTTGTTGTAAATAGTTTATGTGTTTTGTAGTGTTAGGTTTTATCACTTGTTGGCAGATAGTCAATCTGGCGTCAGTTTTAGCATGTTTCGCATTTGTTTCCTATTCTAGGAATGTTTGTTTTAGCcaataaaataatcgaaatTATTTTACAATTGTGGTGCGAAAGGAATTGtcaatgaaataaaatattatCATCGAATCATCGTACATTTTGGTTGGTTTCAATATTAATGTAATATTTGTTATTTACAGATATTCAACGATAGCTGTACAGTCTATAGGAAGATCTAAAATTCAAATTATGGTAGGTACTAACAGCTAAATTATTATTTAAAGCCTCTTTTCTCCTAGCATTTATCTATATGTTTCCGCCGCACaatctattctacataccgacgCCCCCGATAATGTATGTCTTTTAGTAAATATCGTTCGGTTCCTACACTGACTAGAAGCGATCGATTTATTTAGTTTACACATTTATGTTCAGCGTCAGTTCTGGTAATGGTAAGGTTGTGATTGGGATGGCAAATGCAGCAATAATCGTTGACCTTGTTCGCCACTCAGTCAAAGATGATGATGAATCGTAAATGTCAGAGTATTAACGGGaacaaacgaacgaacgagAACTAGCTGGCGATTATCTTTAATTAATTAGCTTAATTTGCCGGCCAAAGTAAGTTTAGTTAAAATGGTCAAAATTAGTAGAACTAcctaaaagaaaaaaactggACTAATCATTTACCCCCTACCTACCGTCGAGGCGAGGCAAATGGAATTTAATAAGGTAACATTTTGCTACTGTTTGCTCTTATTGCTAGCGGACCACCACGAACGCCTTTTCGCTATGGCTCAGCTTTTCAGGTGATCCAGATGTAACCGTTCCGTCTCCGCCTTTAGCACCTGCAACGGGAAAGCAAACAACCGATGAATGTTTAATAAAAACTGCACCTAGGCTATACTTTAGTAATTCTTTAGGACAACATTCAAacattcaattttcattattgttTTCAGTACTTTCGTGGTTTTCTTAAGAAGCATTCAAACCGTTTTGAAAGTAACACTATCAATTCTCGCGTAACCTTCCTCTTTCGATTATCTCAGCAACATAAAGGTAttttaacgaaaattttctCAATTGTTATCTAGCTTATGACATCAGTAATCGATTGAGCAATCGAATGCATTTGCAGATCTGTAacaagcggaagagaggagagaCGAAATCTCTCATTGCtccttaggtccttttgaaaagttacgcgagaattgttCCATTTAGCGGCCTTAGTTTTTAACAACGTGATAGCAGAGGCGTAACCTTAGCAACAATTCTTGTTGTTTCTGTTATACAAACACAGCATTATAAGGGAATGCAGTCGTGGTTGGGTCATCTTTCAGTATTTTCCCCGAACTAAAGTTTCGGAAGCAATTTTGGCACTTTGAATTCATCGTTGAAATAGTCTAGAAGCGTGATATCTTTATGGAAACTCCAGAATTGATTACTTAAAAGATAATAAAGTTATGcgctaatatttttttgaaacgatggttctacaattgatgaagggactgtaagggaaagtaatgaagaaggattttttgacaatggaggggaaaaagtggaaaggaagggggggggggggggggtaataggtagctacgcttaacaagttatcgttgtgactcctaccttttgtccaatgctggaaggtgcatgggtcgaaccaagccatAATCTGAGataataaccggattcgaacccacaacacccgccaggacatgtggctcgctagtacccgtgtacctatgaaccacagtggcggtggacaaaaggagactacacaaccccccttattaatatagtgacatgggttgggcttttatacacaaattgtgcctcttcctccacctactgtagaaaccaccgaccgacaagtttaatctaatttagTTCTAAGTTTTAATAaatttgtgtttactggcgggacgacgataCTATGCgacttaaccttccgttactcgcgctgttgtattttgtacaacacttgtagatttttggatgccattttgttacaaagtaacagatcgatgttaaaccaaaatgtattcttcaataaacttattatgaacaaaatgacataattattcaatacattaatgttttaaactgttcagcaaaatagattagcataaaccgaaatcgcagaaacgatgTAAGCGGCGTGTTAGGGGTACCGCACTTGGtccctactggaattttctcttattttttcctAAAGGAAAATGGTTTGTGTATAcaacaaagttattcagcagtTGATGGTCATTCCGCAGGTGCGCAAAAGTTCATAATTTCGCGACTTCACGGCGCTAGTT is part of the Sabethes cyaneus chromosome 2, idSabCyanKW18_F2, whole genome shotgun sequence genome and harbors:
- the LOC128736838 gene encoding dual specificity protein kinase zak2, whose product is MAPHFRASSRLTVPKLEINFDTPNRDRFLREQFPDRQYYTVLGRGSYGVVIKAQYKGKPVAVKIVEKHRKYRCRHDSLRNESNMLNRKHGNIVRILKIISGAQYGLVIMERFDGHCLQNILNQDYFITVYHQLMIVCDIINGLCFCHRQHIVHLDVKPQNVIVCLLKSGCQSGGQCPHVRNYTCKLCDFGSSIVLNEFNLNEKSSHRGTIRYMAPELLRAMGNISEAADIYSLGITMWQLIERRDPYDSIVSNEAVAYNVVKKKLRPDSVTTADIRPTEPITIPQRSSALLQVPTTFRSRKKSDSLLELGRMNLNQKGNSHMSLRSSILVSSNNSPGCLQQPNVDSATAAVTDVLKQQGIDLLGSGSTAGGHAFGESCSAELDPAALDAIFMPSVAVLPVDQNYIRQEYRALYRKCWQHEAALRPTAGVVRSTLHGMLERIVCCK